A genomic window from Phoenix dactylifera cultivar Barhee BC4 unplaced genomic scaffold, palm_55x_up_171113_PBpolish2nd_filt_p 000007F, whole genome shotgun sequence includes:
- the LOC103704588 gene encoding calcium-transporting ATPase 12, plasma membrane-type-like, with translation MDSIASFLNAPRPAASLRKRWRIACVVILSCRAMRSLPRRALVGVLRSPSFTALNIQSFHDEDGSSEETPFSHVDMESLMNLMKKKSLEDLRLLGGVGGLAAMLASDADTGIRGSHDDLQLRRKTFGSNTYIKPIPKGFLLFILDAINDAFLLILAGCAVLSLVFGIKIHGIKGGWYDGMSIFLAIFLVVAVSAFSNFRQDRRFRKLSAESYVLKATVVRGGRRQDVSIFDVVVGDVVFLKIGDQVPADGLFLDGYSLRVDESSMTGESNHVEIDGDRNPFLTSGVKVVDGYARILITSVGMNTTWGEMMGSISRDTDERTPLQERLQKLTSKIGKIGMTIACIVLAVLSIRYFTGSTKDENGQREFNRRTATFDNVMNDMVDNISAAVTIIVVAIPEGLPLAVTLTLAYSMKRMMEDQAMVRNLSACETMGSTTTICTDKTGTLTLNRMKVVKFWVGEQEVVNGVRFVARSVVELLHQGAAFNTAGSVYKSNSASEPEFTGSPTEKAILSWAVMELGLEFHELKQSCTILCVEAFNSEKKRSGVLVRKEDEETTAISHWKGAAEMILARCSNYYESDGTVVAIDAEKRSKLEQIIDGMAACSLRCIAFACKQVMREDNEISAENNIYKLEENELTLLGLVGLKDPCRPMVRSAVKACKLAGVDVKMITGDNIFTAKAIASECGILTPYDADIDGTVVEGKEFRDYSMEERLEKVDRIRVMARSSPFDKLLMVQCLKQKGHVVAVTGDGTNDAPALKEADVGLAMGIQGTAVAKESSDIVILDDNFHSIVTVLRWGRSVYNNIQKFIQFQLTVNIAALAINCIAAISSGKVPLTTVQLLWVNLIMDTLGALALATERPTPELMKKPPVGRIEPLITRVMWRNLIAQALFQIIVLLVLQLKGGSFFGGNERVKNTVIFNTFVLCQIFNEFNARNLEKKNVFEGIHKNWLFLGIVAFTLILQVVMVEVLNRFASTTRLNWGQWNLCSGIAMLSWPIGWVAKCIPVSN, from the coding sequence ATGGATTCCATTGCTTCCTTCCTCAATGCTCCGCGCCCTGCCGCTTCCCTTCGCAAGAGATGGCGCATCGCCTGTGTCGTCATCCTCTCCTGCCGGGCAATGCGATCTCTCCCTCGGAGGGCTCTCGTCGGAGTTCTCCGAAGCCCGTCCTTCACTGCACTCAACATCCAATCCTTCCATGATGAAGATGGAAGCAGCGAGGAGACGCCATTCTCTCACGTTGACATGGAGAGCTTGATGAATctaatgaagaagaagagcctCGAGGATCTCCGACTTCTCGGGGGCGTCGGCGGTCTTGCTGCCATGCTGGCTTCTGATGCTGACACTGGAATTCGGGGCAGCCATGACGATCTCCAACTCAGGCGCAAAACGTTCGGATCGAACACGTACATCAAGCCGATCCCGAAAGGGTTCCTTCTGTTCATCCTCGATGCGATCAACGATGCTTTTCTTCTCATTCTTGCTGGCTGTGCTGTGCTCTCTCTTgtcttcggtatcaaaatacaTGGCATCAAGGGTGGATGGTACGACGgcatgagtatatttcttgcCATATTTTTAGTTGTCGCCGTGTCGGCCTTCAGCAACTTCAGACAAGACCGGAGGTTCCGCAAGCTCTCAGCTGAATCATACGTCCTCAAGGCTACTGTCGTTAGAGGTGGCCGTCGTCAAGATGTGTCCATCTTCGATGTTGTAGTCGGGGACGTCGTCTTCCTCAAAATCGGCGATCAAGTCCCTGCCGACGGGCTGTTCCTGGATGGCTATTCGTTGCGAGTTGACGAATCGAGCATGACAGGGGAGAGCAACCATGTAGAAATCGATGGTGATCGAAACCCCTTCCTCACCTCTGGAGTCAAGGTGGTCGATGGCTATGCTCGCATTCTCATCACCTCTGTGGGCATGAACACTACCTGGGGTGAAATGATGGGCTCAATCAGTCGCGACACCGATGAGCGAACGCCGTTGCAAGAAAGACTCCAGAAGCTAACATCGAAAATCGGGAAGATCGGCATGACGATTGCCTGCATCGTTCTTGCTGTGCTCTCCATCCGTTACTTCACCGGGAGCACCAAGGATGAGAACGGGCAGCGAGAGTTCAACAGAAGAACGGCGACATTTGACAATGTGATGAATGATATGGTCGATAATATATCCGCTGCAGTTACCATCATAGTTGTGGCAATCCCAGAAGGTTTGCCGCTGGCGGTGACGCTCACTCTAGCTTACTCCATGAAAAGGATGATGGAGGATCAGGCTATGGTCCGAAATCTCTCGGCTTGCGAGACCATGGGCTCGACCACCACCATTTGCACCGACAAGACTGGCACCTTGACATTAAATCGCATGAAGGTTGTCAAGTTTTGGGTGGGAGAACAAGAAGTTGTAAACGGTGTCAGGTTTGTGGCAAGAAGCGTCGTTGAGTTGCTTCACCAAGGAGCGGCCTTCAACACGGCAGGGTCTGTCTACAAGTCAAACTCGGCGTCAGAGCCAGAGTTTACTGGTAGCCCAACCGAGAAGGCCATTCTTTCCTGGGCAGTGATGGAGCTGGGATTAGAATTTCATGAACTGAAGCAGAGCTGCACCATCCTCTGTGTTGAGGCTTTCAATTCAGAGAAGAAGCGCAGTGGAGTTCTTGTTAGGAAGGAAGATGAAGAGACGACTGCTATATCACATTGGAAAGGAGCAGCCGAGATGATTCTGGCTAGGTGTTCCAATTATTATGAGAGTGACGGTACAGTCGTAGCAATTGATGCAGAGAAAAGATCAAAGCTTGAACAAATTATAGATGGTATGGCAGCATGTAGTCTTAGATGCATTGCTTTCGCCTGCAAACAAGTGATGAGAGAAGATAACGAGATTTCCGCGGAAAATAATATCTACAAACTTGAAGAAAATGAATTAACATTATTAGGATTAGTCGGTCTGAAGGATCCATGCCGTCCGATGGTGAGATCAGCAGTCAAAGCTTGCAAATTAGCCGGTGTAGATGTTAAAATGATAACTGGCGACAATATCTTCACAGCAAAAGCCATTGCTTCTGAATGTGGAATACTTACACCTTACGATGCTGATATAGATGGAACAGTAGTAGAAGGAAAAGAATTTCGAGATTATTCGATGGAGGAAAGGTTGGAAAAGGTCGATAGGATTCGTGTGATGGCGAGGTCCTCTCCTTTCGATAAACTCTTGATGGTGCAGTGCTTGAAACAAAAGGGTCATGTTGTTGCGGTCACCGGCGATGGCACGAATGATGCCCCTGCCCTGAAGGAAGCTGATGTTGGATTAGCCATGGGGATCCAAGGGACTGCCGTCGCAAAGGAGAGCTCGGACATTGTCATCCTGGATGATAACTTCCATTCAATTGTGACAGTGCTGAGATGGGGAAGGAGTGTTTATAATAACATTCAGAAGTTCATCCAATTCCAGCTTACAGTGAACATCGCCGCGCTTGCGATCAATTGTATTGCGGCGATTTCCTCTGGCAAGGTTCCATTAACAACTGTGCAGCTTCTGTGGGTGAACTTAATTATGGACACGTTGGGAGCGTTGGCATTGGCCACCGAAAGACCAACGCCGGAGTTGATGAAGAAACCTCCTGTAGGTCGGATTGAGCCACTTATAACAAGGGTTATGTGGAGGAATCTCATTGCCCAAGCTCTGTTTCAGATCATTGTTCTGTTGGTGCTACAGCTGAAGGGAGGATCATTTTTTGGAGGCAATGAGAGGGTCAAGAACACAGTGATCTTTAATACTTTCGTTCTTTGCCAAATATTTAACGAGTTCAATGCAAGAAATCTGGAGAAGAAGAATGTGTTTGAGGGTATTCACAAGAATTGGCTCTTCTTAGGGATAGTGGCATTTACTCTGATCCTCCAGGTGGTGATGGTGGAGGTTTTAAATAGATTTGCAAGCACAACAAGGTTAAATTGGGGCCAGTGGAACCTCTGTTCTGGAATCGCAATGCTCTCATGGCCGATTGGTTGGGTTGCCAAATGCATACCTGTTTCCAATTAG
- the LOC120104515 gene encoding uncharacterized protein LOC120104515, with protein MGNEMGNSNATGLQATEQDSTEAMNESSNSLAMSNSVDGLKGETDGLADGKQATEQHDSEDATAGKTPKALIMSNNVDEDSKSEKESNFSVEFDNLHESMRRWLLMTHQQQMMI; from the exons ATGGGTAATGAGATGGGAAACTCAAATGCAACAGGTCTGCAAG CAACGGAGCAGGACAGTACTGAAGCTATGAACGAATCTTCAAACTCTTTGGCTATGTCGAATAGTGTTGATGGCCTGAAAGGGGAAACTGATGGTCTTGCAGATGGTAAGCAA GCTACTGAACAACATGATTCTGAGGATGCCACAGCTGGCAAAACTCCAAAAGCTTTGATCATGTCAAATAATGTCGACGAGGATTCGAAGAGTGAGAAAGAATCAAACTTTTCAGTAGAATTTGACAACTTACATGAAAGCATGCGGCGTTGGCTTTTGATGACCCATCAGCAACAGATGATGATCTGA
- the LOC120104514 gene encoding uncharacterized protein LOC120104514 — MRTQANEVSKFENSESVVNLAMQSRKEEQECNSVSHAAVHVSTLDLKVLESSGRFGTESNEEKLNGWTDETTEAGYCPEKSIVESEISAPQSHKGGGEEIPLHPPAESAKCLTDLYEAPGNSANNISELGVRTEVSKQNCFPYTDKTAAGVILGSERSVTETDGNMTRYQTTASQELISRIGAGTEVSILEASSEESDKSLLLFHKKPMECELPTLERSDSGKLKTPLLNLMKEEACVVKSLEKKVVVLKRM; from the coding sequence ATGAGGACTCAAGCAAATGaagtttcaaaatttgaaaacagTGAATCAGTTGTGAATTTGGCAATGCAATCTAGGAAAGAGGAACAGGAATGCAATTCAGTGAGCCATGCTGCTGTCCATGTTTCAACTCTTGATCTCAAAGTACTAGAAAGCAGTGGGAGATTTGGCACAGAATCAAATGAAGAAAAGCTCAATGGATGGACTGATGAAACTACAGAAGCCGGCTACTGTCCTGAAAAATCAATTGTAGAAAGTGAAATTTCAGCACCACAGTCACACAAAGGAGGCGGTGAGGAAATCCCACTACATCCTCCAGCAGAAAGCGCAAAGTGTCTCACCGATTTATATGAAGCCCCGGGGAACTCTGCAAATAACATCAGCGAACTAGGAGTCAGGACTGAAGTATCTAAGCAAAATTGTTTTCCATATACTGATAAGACTGCTGCAGGTGTTATTTTGGGGTCTGAAAGAAGTGTTACTGAAACTGATGGGAACATGACAAGATACCAAACCACTGCAAGTCAAGAACTTATCAGCAGGATTGGAGCAGGAACTGAAGTTTCAATACTTGAAGCCAGCAGTGAAGAATCTGATAAGAGCCTGCTTCTATTCCATAAAAAGCCCATGGAGTGCGAACTTCCAACATTGGAAAGAAGTGACtccgggaagctgaaaacaccACTTCTCAACCTCATGAAAGAAGAAGCCTGTGTTGTGAAGTCGCTGGAGAAAAAAGTAGTAGTCCTGAAAAGGATGTAG
- the LOC103704513 gene encoding guanine nucleotide-binding protein subunit gamma 1-like, producing MQANGLEASSIDHKPPPPADNRGKHRILAELKRLDQEARFLEEELEELEKTERVSAALQELLLIVESTPDPLLPVTNAPANPSWDRWFEGPQDLHGCKCWIL from the exons ATGCAAGCCAATGGGCTGGAGGCCTCGTCCATCGATCACAAGCCTCCGCCGCCGGCCGACAACAGGGGAAAGCACCGGATCTTAGCCGAGCTGAAGCGACTGGACCAGGAAGCGCGATTCCTAGAG GAAGAGTTAGAAGAGCTTGAGAAAACAGAGAGAGTATCAGCTGCATTGCAAGA ATTGCTGCTCATAGTGGAAAGCACGCCAGATCCTCTGCTCCCAGT AACAAATGCGCCTGCAAACCCATCTTGGGACCGGTGGTTTGAAGGACCTCAAGATCTGCACGGCTGCAAATGCTGGATACTGTGA
- the LOC103704512 gene encoding ADP-ribosylation factor-like protein 5 has translation MGAFISRFWFTLFPAKEYKIVVVGLDNAGKTTTLYKLHLGEVVTTNPTVGSNVEELVYKNIRFEVWDLGGQERLRASWATYYRGTHAVIVVIDSTDRARISIMKDELFRLLQHGDLEHSVVLVFANKQDLKDAMSPAEITDALTLHSIKNHDWHIQACCALKGEGLYDGLGWIAQRVSGSPAAT, from the exons atgggagcatttATATCGAGATTCTGGTTCACGTTGTTCCCTGCAAAGGAGTACAAGATTGTGGTTGTGGGATTGGATAATGCTGGAAAAACCACGACGCTTTATAAGCTACACCTGGGAGAGGTTGTAACCACGAATCCTACAGTTGGGAGCAACGTTGAAGAACTGGTTTACAAGAACATACGGTTTGAG GTTTGGGATCTGGGGGGGCAAGAAAGATTGAGAGCTTCATGGGCGACATACTATCGAGGTACTCATGCCGTCATCGTGGTGATAGACAGCACCGATCGAGCCCGGATCTCCATTATGAAAGATGAACTCTTCAGGTTACTTCAGCATGGGGACCTTGAGCATTCTGTAGTACTGGTCTTTGCAAACAAGCAGGACCTCAAGGATGCGATGTCCCCAGCCGAGATAACCGATGCCCTCACCCTCCACAGCATCAAGAACCATGATTGGCACATCCAGGCCTGCTGTGCTCTCAAAGGTGAAGGGCTATATGATGGCCTGGGATGGATAGCTCAGCGAGTCAGTGGCAGCCCTGCAGCAACTTAA